The following proteins come from a genomic window of Sorghum bicolor cultivar BTx623 chromosome 3, Sorghum_bicolor_NCBIv3, whole genome shotgun sequence:
- the LOC8086365 gene encoding cullin-1 isoform X1: protein MAHSREPILLDEGWAHMRAGFEKLKLILAGEPGVAFVSVEYMHLYTTIYNMCTQKPPNDYSGLLYQRYQEVLNDYITATVLPSLQDKHGEFLLKELVFRWKNHKLMVRWLSRFFYYLDRYFISRRSLVPLKNVGWDSFKTLVFDNHKATVTSILIAMVDEDREGQIIDRTLVKNVLDIYIEIDSDSGSKLYNEDFEDAFLKATVDYYSKKAQAWIVEDTCPEYMVKAEECLQKEKQRVAQYLHANTEPRLMEDVQEELLTSHMEQILRKQNSGCKVLLCDEKVEDLSRMFSLFSRINGGLTPVSKIFQEHVNEVGMSLLKQAIDAATSKKNEKKDVVSTLELDYVRKILDLHDKYKAYVINCFQNHTLFHKALKEAFEVVCNKTVAGCSSAELFAAYCDSILKKGGCEKLSDEAIEENLDKVVKLLTFISDKDLFVEFHRKKLGRRLIFDRSGNSDQERSLLSKLKQYFGAQFTSKMEGMINDVTVAKDKHTDLENYIRENPELNPRVDLSVQVLTTGYWPTYKSTDINLPSEMVKCVEVFSKFYHSNTDRKRKLNWIYSLGNCTVVGNFKAQKIDLIVTTYQAALLLLFNESERLSFSEIVTQLNLSEDDTVRLLHSLSCAKYKILNKEPNSRTISPKDVFEFNHRFTDKMRRIKVPLPPSDEKKKVIEDVNKDRRFAIDAALVRIMKSRKIMTHQNLVAECVQQLSRMFKPDIKMIKRRIEDLITRDYLERDRDAPNSYRYVA, encoded by the exons ATGGCACACAGCCGCGAGCCAATCCTCCTCGATGAGGGGTGGGCACATATGAGGGCCGGCTTCGAAAAGCTCAAGCTCATCCTCGCCGGTGAACCCGGCGTCGCCTTCGTCTCCGTCGAGTACATGCACCTCTACAC TACAATATACAATATGTGCACGCAGAAGCCTCCAAATGACTACTCGGGGCTGCTCTACCAAAGGTACCAGGAGGTTTTGAACGACTACATCACTGCCACG GTGCTGCCGTCCTTGCAGGACAAGCACGGCGAGTTCCTGCTGAAGGAACTGGTGTTCAGGTGGAAAAACCATAAGCTAATGGTCAGGTGGCTCAGCAGGTTTTTCTACTATCTTGACCGCTACTTTATTTCACGGAGGTCACTCGTGCCCCTTAAAAATGTTGGCTGGGATTCATTCAAAACTCTG GTTTTTGACAACCATAAAGCAACAGTGACATCGATTCTGATTGCCATG GTTGACGAGGATAGGGAGGGACAGATTATAGATCGTACTCTTGTCAAGAATGTTCTTGATATCTATATTGAAATTGATTCTGATTCTGGGTCAAAACTTTACAACGAGGACTTCGAAGATGCCTTTCTGAAGGCTACAGTTGATTACTATTCTAAGAAGGCCCAAGCCTGGATTGTGGAGGACACGTGCCCTGAATACATGGTTAAG GCAGAGGAGTGTTTACAAAAAGAGAAGCAACGAGTTGCACAGTATTTGCATGCTAATACTGAACCGAGGTTGATGGAG gaTGTGCAAGAAGAATTGCTAACTTCGCATATGGAGCAAATTCTGAGGAAACAGAACTCTGGATGCAAAGTGTTGCTTTGTGATGAAAAG GTTGAAGATCTTTCAAGGATGTTTAGTCTCTTCTCTAGGATTAATGGTGGCCTGACTCCAGTATCTAAAATATTCCAGGAG CATGTCAATGAAGTAGGCATGTCTTTGTTGAAACAAGCAATAGATGCTGCTACCAGCAAAAAG AATGAGAAGAAAGATGTAGTGAGTACATTGGAACTG GACTATGTGCGGAAAATCTTAGATCTCCATGACAAATACAAGGCATATGTCATCAACTGTTTCCAAAACCATACACTATTTCACAAG GCACTTAAGGAGGCCTTTGAAGTTGTTTGCAATAAAACTGTTGCTGGTTGCTCTAGTGCTGAATTGTTCGCAGCATACTGTGACAGCATTCTTAAAAAAGGTGGATGTGAAAAACTTAGTGACGAAGCAATTGAAGAGAACCTTGATAAG GTTGTGAAGCTGCTCACATTCATCAGCGATAAGGACCTCTTTGTTGAGTTTCATAG GAAAAAACTAGGAAGGAGATTGATCTTTGATAGGAGTGGCAATAGTGATCAAGAGCGAAGCCTGCTGTCCAAGCTAAAGCAGTATTTTGGAGCGCAGTTTACTTCAAAAATGGAGGGCATGATCAATGATGTCACAGTTGCAAAAGATAAGCACACAGACTTAGAAAATTACATAAGAGAGAACCCAGAATTAAATCCTAGGGTAGACCTGAGTGTTCAGGTTTTGACAACAGGATACTGGCCAACTTACAAAAGCACTGATATAAATCTTCCTTCAGAGATG GTTAAATGTGTGGAGGTTTTCAGTAAATTTTATCATTCCAACACGGATCGAAAAAGAAAGCTTAATTGGATTTATTCCTTGGGTAATTGCACCGTTGTTGGGAATTTCAAAGCCCAAAAAATTGATCTGATTGTTACAACTTATCAG GCTGCACTCCTGTTGCTATTCAACGAGTCTGAAAGACTAAGTTTCTCTGAGATCGTGACACAATTAAACCTTTCTGAAGATGATACTGTGCGTCTGCTTCATTCACTGTCATGTGCAAAGTACAAGATTCTCAACAAAGAGCCAAATAGCAGAACAATTTCCCCAAAGGACGTCTTTGAGTTCAACCACAGATTTACCGATAAAATGCGCAGGATAAAG GTACCACTTCCTCCATCCGATGAGAAGAAAAAGGTAATCGAAGATGTTAACAAGGACAGGAGGTTTGCAATTGATGCAGCGCTAGTGCGTATTATGAAGAGCCGCAAGATCATGACCCACCAGAATCTCGTTGCGGAATGTGTGCAACAGCTCAGCCGCATGTTCAAG CCTGATATCAAAATGATCAAGAGAAGGATTGAGGACCTTATCACCAGAGACTACCTGGAACGCGATAGAGACGCGCCGAACTCATATCGATACGTAGCTTGA
- the LOC8086365 gene encoding cullin-1 isoform X2, translating into MAHSREPILLDEGWAHMRAGFEKLKLILAGEPGVAFVSVEYMHLYTTIYNMCTQKPPNDYSGLLYQRYQEVLNDYITATVLPSLQDKHGEFLLKELVFRWKNHKLMVRWLSRFFYYLDRYFISRRSLVPLKNVGWDSFKTLVFDNHKATVTSILIAMVDEDREGQIIDRTLVKNVLDIYIEIDSDSGSKLYNEDFEDAFLKATVDYYSKKAQAWIVEDTCPEYMVKAEECLQKEKQRVAQYLHANTEPRLMEDVQEELLTSHMEQILRKQNSGCKVLLCDEKVEDLSRMFSLFSRINGGLTPVSKIFQEHVNEVGMSLLKQAIDAATSKKDYVRKILDLHDKYKAYVINCFQNHTLFHKALKEAFEVVCNKTVAGCSSAELFAAYCDSILKKGGCEKLSDEAIEENLDKVVKLLTFISDKDLFVEFHRKKLGRRLIFDRSGNSDQERSLLSKLKQYFGAQFTSKMEGMINDVTVAKDKHTDLENYIRENPELNPRVDLSVQVLTTGYWPTYKSTDINLPSEMVKCVEVFSKFYHSNTDRKRKLNWIYSLGNCTVVGNFKAQKIDLIVTTYQAALLLLFNESERLSFSEIVTQLNLSEDDTVRLLHSLSCAKYKILNKEPNSRTISPKDVFEFNHRFTDKMRRIKVPLPPSDEKKKVIEDVNKDRRFAIDAALVRIMKSRKIMTHQNLVAECVQQLSRMFKPDIKMIKRRIEDLITRDYLERDRDAPNSYRYVA; encoded by the exons ATGGCACACAGCCGCGAGCCAATCCTCCTCGATGAGGGGTGGGCACATATGAGGGCCGGCTTCGAAAAGCTCAAGCTCATCCTCGCCGGTGAACCCGGCGTCGCCTTCGTCTCCGTCGAGTACATGCACCTCTACAC TACAATATACAATATGTGCACGCAGAAGCCTCCAAATGACTACTCGGGGCTGCTCTACCAAAGGTACCAGGAGGTTTTGAACGACTACATCACTGCCACG GTGCTGCCGTCCTTGCAGGACAAGCACGGCGAGTTCCTGCTGAAGGAACTGGTGTTCAGGTGGAAAAACCATAAGCTAATGGTCAGGTGGCTCAGCAGGTTTTTCTACTATCTTGACCGCTACTTTATTTCACGGAGGTCACTCGTGCCCCTTAAAAATGTTGGCTGGGATTCATTCAAAACTCTG GTTTTTGACAACCATAAAGCAACAGTGACATCGATTCTGATTGCCATG GTTGACGAGGATAGGGAGGGACAGATTATAGATCGTACTCTTGTCAAGAATGTTCTTGATATCTATATTGAAATTGATTCTGATTCTGGGTCAAAACTTTACAACGAGGACTTCGAAGATGCCTTTCTGAAGGCTACAGTTGATTACTATTCTAAGAAGGCCCAAGCCTGGATTGTGGAGGACACGTGCCCTGAATACATGGTTAAG GCAGAGGAGTGTTTACAAAAAGAGAAGCAACGAGTTGCACAGTATTTGCATGCTAATACTGAACCGAGGTTGATGGAG gaTGTGCAAGAAGAATTGCTAACTTCGCATATGGAGCAAATTCTGAGGAAACAGAACTCTGGATGCAAAGTGTTGCTTTGTGATGAAAAG GTTGAAGATCTTTCAAGGATGTTTAGTCTCTTCTCTAGGATTAATGGTGGCCTGACTCCAGTATCTAAAATATTCCAGGAG CATGTCAATGAAGTAGGCATGTCTTTGTTGAAACAAGCAATAGATGCTGCTACCAGCAAAAAG GACTATGTGCGGAAAATCTTAGATCTCCATGACAAATACAAGGCATATGTCATCAACTGTTTCCAAAACCATACACTATTTCACAAG GCACTTAAGGAGGCCTTTGAAGTTGTTTGCAATAAAACTGTTGCTGGTTGCTCTAGTGCTGAATTGTTCGCAGCATACTGTGACAGCATTCTTAAAAAAGGTGGATGTGAAAAACTTAGTGACGAAGCAATTGAAGAGAACCTTGATAAG GTTGTGAAGCTGCTCACATTCATCAGCGATAAGGACCTCTTTGTTGAGTTTCATAG GAAAAAACTAGGAAGGAGATTGATCTTTGATAGGAGTGGCAATAGTGATCAAGAGCGAAGCCTGCTGTCCAAGCTAAAGCAGTATTTTGGAGCGCAGTTTACTTCAAAAATGGAGGGCATGATCAATGATGTCACAGTTGCAAAAGATAAGCACACAGACTTAGAAAATTACATAAGAGAGAACCCAGAATTAAATCCTAGGGTAGACCTGAGTGTTCAGGTTTTGACAACAGGATACTGGCCAACTTACAAAAGCACTGATATAAATCTTCCTTCAGAGATG GTTAAATGTGTGGAGGTTTTCAGTAAATTTTATCATTCCAACACGGATCGAAAAAGAAAGCTTAATTGGATTTATTCCTTGGGTAATTGCACCGTTGTTGGGAATTTCAAAGCCCAAAAAATTGATCTGATTGTTACAACTTATCAG GCTGCACTCCTGTTGCTATTCAACGAGTCTGAAAGACTAAGTTTCTCTGAGATCGTGACACAATTAAACCTTTCTGAAGATGATACTGTGCGTCTGCTTCATTCACTGTCATGTGCAAAGTACAAGATTCTCAACAAAGAGCCAAATAGCAGAACAATTTCCCCAAAGGACGTCTTTGAGTTCAACCACAGATTTACCGATAAAATGCGCAGGATAAAG GTACCACTTCCTCCATCCGATGAGAAGAAAAAGGTAATCGAAGATGTTAACAAGGACAGGAGGTTTGCAATTGATGCAGCGCTAGTGCGTATTATGAAGAGCCGCAAGATCATGACCCACCAGAATCTCGTTGCGGAATGTGTGCAACAGCTCAGCCGCATGTTCAAG CCTGATATCAAAATGATCAAGAGAAGGATTGAGGACCTTATCACCAGAGACTACCTGGAACGCGATAGAGACGCGCCGAACTCATATCGATACGTAGCTTGA